A stretch of Ipomoea triloba cultivar NCNSP0323 chromosome 13, ASM357664v1 DNA encodes these proteins:
- the LOC116001048 gene encoding radial spoke head 10 homolog B-like has protein sequence MEGQKSQARLTRTQSSLLRSSPTVRSSIHSMSFVNEITPSDEQEPDLEEQKPHKKPSGAAPASFVFRPFRSGSAREAPALVASLFSLYILSVFFNWEDVRTSENLLLALSFVAVILFMVRRNKKPIRLGYIFLKRLCEDYAKRVGFTPKKSSKPVEWFIGEAKPEDLAKEKESGVVKEGVEFYSNGDLYEGEFHKGRCNGSGVYSYIGNGRYEGDWVDGRYDGFGIESWAKGSKYKGQYRLGLRHGYGIYRFYTGDTYAGEWCNGQSHGVGVQSCSDGSCYVGEFKCGVKHGLGCYHFRNGDRYAGEYFGDKVHGFGVYHFANGHCYEGSWHEGRKQGYGAYTFRNGETRSGEWHSGNLKTSLPSVNDPVLGAVQSSRKAAQNAINIRQVEDHVNKVVMSANRAATAARVAAVKAVQNRMDGKFCDTNS, from the exons ATGGAAGGTCAGAAAAGCCAGGCGAGGCTTACGAGGACTCAGTCTTCACTTCTCCGGTCATCTCCGACCGTCCGGTCATCCATCCACAGCATGTCGTTCGTGAACGAGATCACGCCTTCTGATGAACAAGAACCTGACCTGGAAGAACAGAAGCCGCACAAGAAGCCTTCCGGCGCGGCTCCGGCGAGTTTCGTATTCCGGCCATTCCGGTCCGGCTCGGCTCGGGAGGCTCCGGCGCTCGTCGCCTCCCTCTTCTCTCTGTACATCCTCTCCGTCTTCTTCAACTGGGAGGACGTTCGCACATCGGAGAATCTTCTCCTGGCGCTGAGCTTCGTGGCGGTTATTCTGTTCATGGTGCGGAGGAATAAGAAACCAATCCGGCTGGGCTACATTTTCCTGAAGCGACTATGCGAAGATTACGCCAAGAGAGTGGGGTTTACGCCCAAGAAATCCTCGAAGCCAGTGGAGTGGTTCATTGGAGAGGCGAAACCGGAGGATTTGGCGAAGGAGAAGGAGAGCGGAGTAGTAAAAGAAGGTGTGGAGTTTTACAGCAATGGAGATTTGTACGAAGGCGAGTTCCACAAGGGAAGATGCAATGGGAGCGGCGTGTATAGCTACATAGGAAATGGAAGGTACGAGGGGGACTGGGTGGATGGAAGGTATGATGGATTTGGGATAGAGAGCTGGGCCAAAGGGAGCAAGTACAAGGGGCAGTATAGGCTAGGTCTTAGACATGGCTATGGAATCTATCGATTCTACACCGGAGATACCTATGCCGGGGAGTGGTGTAATGGGCAGAGCCATGGTGTTGGGGTTCAGTCTTGCTCCGATGGAAGCTGCTATGTCGGAGAATTCAAATGCGGGGTCAAACACGGCCTTGGCTGTTACCATTTCAG GAATGGGGATAGATATGCAGGGGAGTATTTTGGGGATAAAGTCCATGGGTTTGGTGTGTATCACTTTGCGAACGGGCACTGTTACGAAGGGTCATGGCACGAGGGGCGCAAACAAGGGTATGGGGCATACACATTTCGAAATGGGGAGACAAGAAGTGGTGAATGGCACAGTGGCAATCTCAAAACTTCATTACCCTCAGTAAATGACCCAGTACTGGGTGCAGTTCAG TCTTCTAGAAAAGCAGCGCAGAACGCCATTAACATTCGTCAGGTGGAAGATCACGTAAACAAGGTGGTCATGTCTGCGAACCGAGCTGCTACTGCTGCCCGTGTTGCTGCTGTTAAGGCAGTTCAGAACAGAATGGATGGGAAATTTTGTGATACTAACAGTTAA
- the LOC116002635 gene encoding uncharacterized protein LOC116002635 produces the protein MYLDAPLIKPQLQNSKMLRFKPFTLSSFPLINFHTPKIAAAGGLSRTTILSGSPFPMAANLSTVSTQNDEAVSEPTPKPPQPLQVAKRLEKFKTTIFTQMSMLAIKYGAINLGQGFPNFDGPEFVKEAAIQAIRDGKNQYARGYGVPDLNAAVAARFKKDTGLDIDPEKEVTVTSGCTEAIAATMLGLINPGDEVILFAPFYDSYEATLSMAGAKVKCITLRPPDFSVPIDELKSVISKSTRAILINTPHNPTGKMFTQEELNVIASLCIENDVLVFSDEVYDKLAFEMEHISMASLPGMYERTVTMNSLGKTFSLTGWKIGWAIAPPHLTWGIRQAHSFLTFATSTPMQYAAATALRTPDSYYVELRRDYSAKKAILVDGLKAAGFTVYPSSGTYFVIVDHSPFGLKDDVAFCEYLIKEVGVVAIPTSVFYLNPEDGKNLVRFTFCKDEQTLRSAVERMKEKLPKK, from the exons ATGTACCTGGACGCTCCACTCATCAAACCCCAACTCCAAAACTCTAAAATGCTCAGATTCAAACCATTCACTCTCTCCTCCTTCCCACTAATCAACTTCCACACTCCAAAAATAGCCGCCGCCGGTGGCCTGAGTAGGACTACAATACTCTCCGGCTCCCCATTTCCGATGGCCGCTAACTTGTCCACTGTTTCTACTCAGAACGACGAAGCCGTTTCGGAGCCTACCCCAAAGCCCCCTCAGCCATTGCAG GTTGCAAAGCGCTTGGAGAAGTTCAAGACTACAATTTTCACCCAAATGAGTATGCTTGCCATCAAGTATGGAGCTATAAATCTTGGCCAAGGCTTCCCCAATTTTGATGGCCCTGAATTTGTAAAAGAAGCAGCCATTCAGGCAATCAGAGATGGTAAAAATCAATATGCTCGGGGATATGGTGTTCCTGACCTCAATGCAGCTGTAGCTGCACGATTCAAGAAAGATACTGGCCTTGATATTGACCCAGAGAAAGAAGTCACTGTGACCTCTGGTTGCACTGAAGCGATTGCTGCCACCATGTTAGGCTTGATAAATCCTGGTGATGAGGTCATACTTTTTGCTCCTTTCTATGATTCTTATGAAGCTACTTTGTCTATGGCTGGTGCAAAAGTAAAGTGCATTACTCTACGCCCCCCAGATTTCTCTGTCCCCATTGATGAGCTGAAAtcagttatatcaaaaagtactCGTGCAATCCTCATAAACACCCCACATAACCCAACAGGAAAAATGTTTACCCAAGAAGAACTCAATGTGATTGCCTCACTGTGCATTGAAAATGATGTTCTGGTTTTCAGTGACGAAGTTTATGACAAGTTGGCATTTGAAATGGAGCACATTTCCATGGCTTCTCTTCCAGGAATGTATGAAAGGACTGTCACCATGAATTCATTGGGGAAGACATTTTCACTTACAGGCTGGAAAATAGGTTGGGCAATAGCTCCCCCACATTTGACCTGGGGAATAAGGCAGGCCCATTCATTCCTTACCTTTGCTACATCTACTCCGATGCAATATGCTGCTGCAACAGCCCTCAGAACACCAGATTCTTATTATGTGGAGCTTAGGAGGGATTACTCAGCAAAGAAGGCCATATTGGTGGATGGGTTGAAGGCTGCAGGCTTCACAGTGTATCCATCAAGTGGAACATACTTTGTGATAGTGGATCACTCTCCTTTTGGGTTGAAAGATGATGTTGCGTTTTGCGAGTATCTCATAAAGGAGGTTGGAGTTGTAGCCATCCCAACCAGTGTTTTTTATCTAAATCCTGAAGATGGAAAGAATCTTGTAAGATTTACCTTCTGCAAAGATGAGCAGACACTCAGAAGTGCTGTTGAGAGGATGAAAGAAAAGTTAccaaagaaatga
- the LOC116002239 gene encoding uncharacterized protein LOC116002239 — MAMRGVGGPLLCIGDLLSDVGEEGSASDNHSSRAADLKSSHFPESAPTLKPSDLPKLFQENYEKLNDALAGTDHSWTEHTLELCYALETTNKLVHSTNCNVGMLSDNVQKLQQMINRRDSDIAAAKAIQSSLEGRGITGAEKHFQN, encoded by the exons ATGGCGATGAGGGGAGTAGGAGGCCCTTTGTTGTGCATAGGCGATCTGCTCAGCGACGTCGGCGAAGAAGGTAGCGCCTCCGACAACCACTCCTCAAGGGCCGCTGATCTCAAATCTTCTCATTTTCCGGAATCCGCTCCCACTCTTAAACCCTCCGATCTACCTAAGCTCTTTCAG GAAAACTATGAGAAGCTGAATGATGCACTTGCTGGTACAGATCATTCATGGACCGAGCACACACTTGAA TTGTGCTATGCTTTGGAGACCACCAACAAATTGGTTCACTCTACAAATTGTAATGTCGGCATGTTGTCTGATAATGTTCAGAAGCTTCAGCAAATGATTAATCGGAGAGATTCAGATATAGCAGCAGCAAAAGCCATTCAAAGTTCACTGGAAGGAAGGGGAATAACTGGTGCTGAAAAGCATTTCCAAAATTGA
- the LOC116002238 gene encoding uncharacterized protein LOC116002238 — MAAIVKYGPIIDLADASAYIDAYVQLLVFVHRSTPIQYKILTKSGGREVIRTDVLVGDDKRTYFPVSIWHKQIASQIVSGSVVLLQNVKITRFGERVEAKTLHCSSILCLVQTYESILSKDVDDVAGGCQVSTSAKNKLQKVIRWLQKSENVHGNDELNHYQSKQLKLNWKVHKEPKCHDCFSLKELCLLFDSCEASFYASIGEIFLPITCRNLHESDTETLFISRRLYMLEDNNLIDDLVGIGCHLCGTPLNQDHGSTMTEASQFYCQKSSNHLHVVRHIYRPFMLYVWDDSRYISLLVKNKAAELLFGNIRAEEVYACYQRQKHCKTLDNSNTKPHSSGTGSKGHDVGVKPNLYRIWLILLKTLLQKEKNSLLKFKVHIDANRDWESGKFEMVSVSLPSFNRVD; from the exons ATGGCGGCAATCGTGAAATACGGCCCTATAATTGACCTCGCCGACGCATCGGCTTACATCGATGCCTACGTGCAACTCCTAGTCTTCGTTCACCGCTCAACTCCCATTCAG TACAAGATCTTGACGAAAAGCGGAGGAAGAGAAGTGATAAGGACGGACGTTCTGGTGGGTGATGACAAGCGCACCTATTTCCCTGTGTCCATATGGCACAAGCAAATCGCCTCCCAGATTGTTTCCGGCAGCGTCGTTTTGCTACAGA ATGTTAAAATTACAAGATTTGGAGAGAGAGTGGAGGCCAAAACTCTCCACTGTTCATCCATCCTATGTCTAGTCCAGACATATGAATCGATACTTTCTAAAG ATGTGGATGATGTGGCAGGGGGATGCCAAGTTAGTACGTCAGCAAAGAATAAGCTTCAAAAAGTTATTAGATGGTTACAGAAAAGTGAAAATGTGCATGGCAATGATGAACTAAACCACTATCAA TCGAAACAGCTGAAACTGAACTGGAAAGTGCATAAAGAGCCAAAATGTCATGATTGCTTCTCCCTAAAAGAATTATGCCTTCTTTTTGACTCCTGTGAGGCAAGCTTCTATGCTTCTATCGGTGAAATTTTTCTGCCAATCACCTGTAGAAATCTGCATGAATCTGACACTGAAACCCTATTCATCAGTAGGAGGCTTTACATGCTTGAAGATAATAACTTGATTGATGATTTAGTTGGTATTGGCTGTCATCTGTGTGGGACTCCATTAAATCAAGATCATGG ATCAACCATGACTGAGGCCTCTCAGTTCTATTGTCAGAAAAGCTCCAATCACCTACATGTGGTACGACACATATATAGACCCTTCATG ctATATGTATGGGACGATTCAAGGTATATTTCACTTCTCGTTAAGAATAAGGCTGCTGAGCTCTTGTTTGGGAACATTAGAGCTGAGGAAGTATATGCATGCTATCAGAGACAAAAGCACTGCAAAACTCTAGATAATTCAAATACTAAACCTCATTCATCAGGCACTGGATCGAAAGGACACGATGTTGGTGTTAAACCAAACTTGTATAGGATTTGGCTAATCTTGTTAAAGACTCTACTGCAGAAAGAAAAGAACAGTTTATTGAAGTTTAAGGTTCATATTGATGCTAATAGAGACTGGGAAAGTGGCAAGTTTGAGATGGTTTCAGTTTCACTGCCATCTTTCAATCGAGTTGATTAA
- the LOC116001726 gene encoding uncharacterized protein LOC116001726 — MAGRDGQPVKQLEECSVSNALGTWVFSVAGALLAIPVGIKRKSLAPLVFFGTTGTMLDIIMGISACEREHAERQKLLEAQNSAAAADALPNIGAES; from the exons ATGGCCGGACGAGATGGACAACCTGTGAAACAACTTGAGGAATGCTCTGTTTCCAA TGCACTTGGGACATGGGTTTTTTCAGTAGCTGGTGCTTTGCTTGCAATACCTGTGGGGATAAAGCGGAAATCTTTGGCGCCCCTTGTATTCTTCGGGACAACTGGAACCATGCTTGATATAATTATGGGAATCAGTGCCTGTGAAAGAGAACACGCAGAACGCCAGAAGCTTTTGGAAGCACAAAATTCTGCTGCCGCAGCTGATGCATTGCCCAATATTGGAGCCGAATCGTGA